The proteins below are encoded in one region of Juglans microcarpa x Juglans regia isolate MS1-56 chromosome 4D, Jm3101_v1.0, whole genome shotgun sequence:
- the LOC121259159 gene encoding L-type lectin-domain containing receptor kinase IX.1-like, translating to MFRLFFFLLLLPSAHTVYFQITRFEPNTDNILYLGDAAPSVGAIELINRYTYVCRVGRAIYSERVPLWDSDTGILTNFSTHFSFVIDTQGRAEYGHGLAFFLAPVGFEVPLNSAGGFLGLFNTTTSDSSLNQIVHVEFDSYVNQEWDPPFEHVGINNNSIASTKYTSWNASSHSGDTADVWVTYDASKKNLSVSWKYQTTSNPQVNTSLSFEIDLMQVLPEWVIVGFSAGTSQFGERNKIQSWEFSSSLERKERRGKNANKKSLVVGLTVLAGVLIAVAIVTCVILLFAWKVKKKEEESNETLNLTSINEDLERGAGPRRFSYRYLASATNNFSDDKKLGEGGFGAVYRGYLIDLDIPVAVKKISRGSKQGRKEYITEVKIISRIRHRNLVQLIGWCHDNSEFLLVYEFMPNGSLDMHLFSKRSPLTWAVRYKIASGLASALLYLHEEWEKCVVHRDIKSSNVMLDSSFNVKLGDFGLARLMDHELGPQTTGLAGTLGYMAPEYIATGRASKESDVYSYGVVTLEIATGRKSTDPPEKDSAMGLLEWVWNLYGSGRLHVAIDKRLHMDFEEKEIECLMIVGLWCAHPDRSLRPSIRQAIQVLHFEAAMPNLPLNMPVPLYHVPTPLVSSGEPFITTSLDDGR from the coding sequence ATGTTtcgtctcttcttcttccttctactTCTTCCCTCCGCTCACACAGTTTATTTCCAAATAACTCGCTTTGAACCCAATACTGACAACATACTATACTTGGGAGATGCAGCGCCTTCTGTTGGAGCCATTGAGTTGATCAACAGATATACTTATGTATGCCGAGTCGGCCGAGCTATCTATTCTGAGAGGGTGCCTCTCTGGGACTCTGATACAGGAATACTCACTAACTTTAGCACACATTTCTCCTTCGTTATCGACACCCAAGGTCGTGCTGAATATGGCCATGGTTTAGCCTTCTTCTTGGCTCCTGTCGGGTTCGAAGTCCCTCTAAATTCAGCTGGTGGGTTTTTAGGCTTATTCAACACAACAACCAGCGATTCTTCTCTGAACCAAATTGTTCATGTCGAATTCGACTCGTACGTGAACCAAGAATGGGATCCTCCATTTGAGCATGTGGGGATTAATAACAACTCAATTGCTTCCACAAAATACACTTCTTGGAATGCCAGCTCACACAGTGGAGATACCGCTGATGTATGGGTCACTTACGATGCTTCTAAGAAGAACTTGAGCGTCTCTTGgaaatatcaaacaacctctaATCCTCAAGTGAATACGAgtctttcttttgaaattgatCTCATGCAGGTTCTTCCAGAGTGGGTCATAGTTGGATTTTCAGCTGGTACAAGTCAATTTGGAGAGCGCAATAAAATTCAGTCATGGGAATTCAGTTCAAGtttggaaagaaaggaaagaagggGGAAGAATGCAAACAAGAAGAGTTTAGTTGTTGGTCTAACAGTTTTAGCTGGAGTTCTGATAGCTGTAGCAATTGTCACATGTGTAATATTATTGTTTGCATGGAAggtaaagaaaaaggaagaagaatcaAATGAGACTCTGAACTTAACATCAATTAATGAAGACCTTGAGAGAGGAGCAGGACCAAGAAGATTTTCTTACCGGTATCTTGCTTCTGCCACCAACAACTTTTCAGATGACAAGAAGTTGGGAGAAGGAGGGTTTGGTGCCGTCTACAGGGGGTACTTAATTGATTTGGATATACCAGTTGCTGTGAAGAAAATCTCAAGGGGGTCTAAACAGGGAAGAAAGGAATACATAACTGAGGTGAAAATTATTAGCAGGATAAGACACAGGAATCTGGTTCAACTCATAGGATGGTGCCATGACAATAGTGAGTTCCTACTTGTTTACGAGTTTATGCCAAATGGTAGCCTTGATATGCACTTGTTTAGCAAGAGGAGTCCTTTAACTTGGGCAGTGAGATACAAGATAGCTTCTGGGTTGGCATCTGCGCTGCTTTATCTCCACGAAGAATGGGAGAAATGTGTCGTTCACCGAGACATTAAATCAAGCAATGTCATGCTTGATTCTAGTTTTAATGTGAAGCTTGGAGACTTTGGATTGGCTCGGCTCATGGACCACGAGCTAGGTCCTCAGACAACTGGATTGGCTGGAACGTTAGGCTATATGGCTCCAGAATACATAGCCACTGGAAGGGCTAGTAAAGAGTCAGATGTATACAGTTATGGTGTGGTTACGTTAGAAATTGCAACCGGACGGAAGTCAACTGACCCTCCAGAAAAGGATTCTGCAATGGGATTGCTAGAGTGGGTTTGGAATCTTTATGGAAGTGGAAGGCTTCATGTGGCGATTGATAAGAGATTGCATATGGATTTCGAGGAGAAGGAGATAGAGTGTTTAATGATTGTCGGACTGTGGTGTGCTCATCCTGATCGAAGTCTTAGGCCGTCAATAAGGCAAGCAATTCAAGTTCTTCATTTTGAGGCTGCAATGCCAAATCTTCCTTTGAATATGCCTGTTCCTTTGTATCATGTACCCACACCATTAGTTAGCTCTGGTGAACCTTTTATAACTACTAGTCTAGACGACGGTCGTTGA